One region of Wyeomyia smithii strain HCP4-BCI-WySm-NY-G18 chromosome 3, ASM2978416v1, whole genome shotgun sequence genomic DNA includes:
- the LOC129732027 gene encoding uncharacterized protein LOC129732027, with product MNDIIDQITQQYRVNENINNRISKLTQAINQIASALNPQNGLDVMQAITTMLNMDVINELLDNIQEAITLSRISVINNKILSTREINAIKTALQDQGVKINFPDEALQFVTPKIAVKEGDLLYILHVPELENATSTIVRIYPLIVNNQMIKSYPSHIIRRGPKLFETDKPEDFVQRSFHTKEFEDKCIRPLILGKQSHCTSVHKNETTQQLINENTLLISNAKNHTLESNCGPDNRTITGNFIIKFANCTVKFNNHKFHNSETMVDTEILHGAFHNILINWTIQNQPNIKEIHDTAINNRRKLDHVYLQQSSLRFNLWITFGGISLSTAICFIIIILILRNINPCLMFNFRKKQQPNVDPGRLELEEGVVTNAIEKLKAQQQQIAATLAAMEV from the coding sequence ATGAATGATATCATCGATCAGATTACCCAGCAATACAGAGTTAACGAAAACATCAACAACCGGATTTCGAAACTGACGCAAGCAATCAATCAAATAGCCAGCGCTCTAAACCCCCAGAATGGATTGGACGTTATGCAAGCAATTACCACAATGTTGAACATGGACGTCATTAATGAACTCCTCGACAATATCCAGGAAGCAATCACCCTCAGCAGAATTTCCGTTATTaacaacaaaattttatcaaCACGAGAAATAAACGCGATCAAAACCGCTCTTCAAGACCAAGGAGTGAAGATAAATTTTCCGGACGAAGCCCTACAGTTTGTTACTCCAAAAATTGCCGTGAAAGAAGGAGACTTGTTGTACATACTCCATGTTCCAGAATTGGAAAACGCAACATCTACAATTGTGAGGATATACCCGCTGATCGTAAATAATCAAATGATAAAATCGTACCCAAGCCACATTATACGGCGTGGGccaaaacttttcgaaacaGATAAGCCCGAAGACTTCGTACAGAGATCATTCCACACTAAAGAATTCGAAGATAAATGTATTAGACCACTAATACTGGGAAAACAATCACATTGTACCTCAGTTCACAAAAATGAAACTACCCAACAGCTAATAAACGAAAACACCTTATTAATTTCAAACGCTAAAAATCACACACTAGAATCCAATTGTGGACCCGATAATAGAACCATCACTGGCAATTTCATCATCAAGTTCGCGAACTGTACGGTTAAATTCAATAACCATAAATTTCATAATTCGGAAACCATGGTGGATACAGAAATCCTGCATGGAGCATTCCACAATATTTTGATCAATTGGACCATTCAAAACCAACCTAATATAAAGGAAATCCACGACACAGCCATCAACAATAGAAGGAAGTTAGACCACGTTTATTTGCAACAAAGTAGCCTTCGCTTCAATCTATGGATAACGTTTGGAGGAATATCTCTTTCGACAGCGATTTGCTTCATTATAATAATCCTCATTCTGAGAAACATCAATCCTTGCCTAATGTTCAATTTTAGGAAAAAGCAGCAACCAAATGTCGACCCGGGACGGCTCGAACTTGAGGAGGGGGTAGTTACGAACGCGATTGAGAAGCTAAAAgcccaacaacaacaaatcgcagCAACCCTGGCTGCGATGGAAgtttaa